From one Pseudoliparis swirei isolate HS2019 ecotype Mariana Trench chromosome 5, NWPU_hadal_v1, whole genome shotgun sequence genomic stretch:
- the gabra5 gene encoding gamma-aminobutyric acid receptor subunit alpha-5 yields MRRLWLCVGLLSATCSLSASLAGSPKEAELNDNITIFTRILDGLLDGYDNRLRPGLGEKVTEIKTNIFVTSFGPVSDTEMEYTIDVFFRQSWKDERLCFKGPMEMLALNNLLASNIWTPDTFFLNGKKSIAHNMTTPNKLLRLKDDGTLLYTMRLTISAECPMQLEDFPMDAHACPLKFGSYAYPVSEVVYSWTQEAAKSVVVAEDGSRLNQYHLIGQTAGTEDIYTSRGQYTVMMAHFYLKRKIGFFVIQTYMPCFMTVVLSQVSFWLNRESVPARTVFGVTTVLTMTTLSISARNSLPKVAYATAMDWFIAVCYAFVFSALIEFATVNYFTKRSYAWDGKKALEAQQPRKKDPNPPVLSKKPNNSCSALTSSDLLKAVSTVSSSTAVLLRPPGAPKGPDPKKTYNSVSRIDKMSRIVFPVLFGTFNLVYWATYLNREPVIQGAD; encoded by the exons ATGAGgcgtctgtggctctgtgtcgGCCTCCTGAGCGCCACCTGCAGCCTGAG CGCCTCTCTGGCCGGATCTCCCAAAGAGGCGGAGCTCAACGACAACATCACCATCTTCACCCGCATCCTGGACGGCCTGCTGGACGGCTACGACAACCGGCTGCGGCCCGGACTGGGAG AGAAGGTGACGGAGATCAAAACCAACATCTTCGTCACCAGCTTCGGGCCGGTGTCCGACACGGAGATG GAATACACCATCGACGTGTTCTTCCGCCAGAGCTGGAAGGACGAGCGCCTGTGCTTCAAGGGCCCGATGGAGATGCTGGCCCTCAACAACCTGCTGGCCAGCAACATCTGGACCCCCGACACCTTCTTCCTCAACGGGAAGAAGTCCATCGCCCACAACATGACCACGCCCAACAAGCTGCTGCGGCTGAAGGACGACGGCACGCTGCTCTACACCATGAG actCACCATCTCAGCTGAGTGCCCCATGCAGCTGGAGGACTTCCCCATGGACGCCCACGCTTGTCCCCTGAAGTTTGGGAGCT ACGCGTACCCGGTCTCCGAGGTGGTCTACTCGTGGACTCAGGAGGCAGCTAAGTCGGTGGTGGTGGCCGAGGACGGGTCCAGACTGAACCAGTACCACCTGATCGGCCAGACGGCCGGCACGGAGGACATCTACACCAGCAGAG GTCAGTACACGGTGATGATGGCTCACTTCTACCTGAAGAGGAAGATCGGGTTCTTCGTCATCCAGACCTACATGCCGTGCTTCATGACCGTCGTGCTGTCGCAGGTCTCCTTCTGGCTCAACCGGGAGTCGGTACCGGCCAGGACCGTCTTTG GTGTGACCACGGTGCTCACCATGACGACCCTCAGCATCAGTGCcaggaactctctccccaaggTGGCGTACGCCACGGCGATGGACTGGTTCATCGCCGTGTGCTACGCCTTCGTGTTCTCCGCCCTCATCGAGTTCGCCACCGTCAACTACTTCACCAAGAGGAGCTACGCCTGGGACGGCAAGAAGGCCCTGGAGGCCCAGCAGCCCAGG AAGAAGGACCCTAACCCTCCGGTTCTGTCCAAGAAGCCCAACAACTCGTGCTCGGCGTTGACCTCCAGCGACCTCCTGAAGGCCGTGTCCACCGTCTCCAGCAGCACGGCCGTCCTGCTGCGGCCCCCAGGGGCCCCCAAGGGCCCGGACCCCAAGAAGACCTACAACAGCGTCAGCAGGATCGACAAGATGTCCCGCATCGTGTTCCCGGTGCTGTTCGGGACCTTCAACCTGGTCTACTGGGCCACGTACCTCAACCGGGAGCCGGTGATCCAAGGAGCCgactaa